In one window of Pseudobythopirellula maris DNA:
- a CDS encoding saccharopine dehydrogenase family protein, which yields MSDKKKIVILGAGKIGVALASLLHNSGRYHVLVGDFSETALESIKKRVPVETAQVDVTDEPAVAALLAGSDAVVSACAYDLGLGIARASLEAGVSYFDLTEDVAATLAIRDLAEKAADGQIFMPQCGLAPGFIGILAHDMCRHFDKLDRVKMRVGALPLFPNNRFKYNLTWSTEGLINEYCNPCDALADGKKVTVHPLEGLEQFALDGVTYEAFNTSGGLGTLCDTLEGKAQELDYKSVRYPGHRELMHFLLHDLKFNQRQKLLKEIMEESVPSTPQDVVLIFCAVSGWRDGRLEQITNARKVYHNEIHGEPASSIQIVTATSMCAVLDLHFSGKLPASGFVRQEDVVFDEYMATEFAKPYADAQQVRAPVGG from the coding sequence CGTCGCCCTGGCGAGCCTTTTGCACAACTCGGGGCGTTACCACGTCCTGGTGGGCGACTTCTCGGAAACCGCTCTCGAGTCGATCAAGAAACGCGTGCCGGTCGAGACCGCCCAGGTCGACGTGACCGACGAGCCGGCGGTCGCCGCGTTGCTCGCCGGCAGCGACGCCGTGGTGTCGGCCTGCGCGTACGACCTCGGGCTGGGCATCGCCCGCGCGTCGCTCGAGGCGGGCGTGAGCTACTTCGACCTCACCGAGGACGTGGCCGCCACACTCGCCATCCGCGACTTGGCCGAGAAGGCGGCCGACGGGCAGATCTTCATGCCGCAATGCGGGCTGGCGCCCGGGTTCATCGGCATCCTGGCCCACGACATGTGCCGCCACTTCGACAAGCTCGACCGCGTGAAGATGCGCGTCGGCGCCCTGCCGCTCTTCCCCAACAACCGCTTCAAGTACAACCTGACCTGGTCGACCGAAGGCCTGATCAACGAGTACTGCAACCCGTGCGACGCGCTCGCCGACGGCAAGAAGGTGACCGTCCACCCGCTCGAAGGCCTCGAGCAGTTCGCTCTGGACGGCGTCACGTACGAGGCGTTCAACACCTCCGGCGGTCTCGGCACGCTCTGCGACACGCTCGAGGGCAAGGCCCAGGAGCTCGACTACAAGTCGGTCCGCTACCCCGGCCACCGCGAGCTGATGCACTTCCTGCTGCACGACCTGAAGTTCAACCAGAGGCAGAAGCTGCTCAAGGAGATCATGGAGGAGTCGGTCCCCAGCACGCCGCAAGACGTGGTGCTGATCTTCTGCGCCGTGAGCGGCTGGCGCGACGGCCGGTTGGAGCAGATCACCAACGCGCGTAAGGTCTACCACAACGAGATCCACGGCGAGCCCGCCAGCTCGATCCAGATCGTCACGGCCACGAGCATGTGCGCGGTCCTCGACCTGCACTTCTCCGGCAAGCTGCCCGCCAGCGGGTTCGTCCGCCAGGAGGACGTGGTCTTCGACGAGTACATGGCCACCGAGTTCGCCAAGCCCTACGCCGACGCCCAGCAGGTGCGCGCCCCGGTGGGAGGCTGA